The Thermomicrobiales bacterium sequence CGCCGCGCGCAATTCGAGCAGAAGCGGATCGATCGCAAATCTGCTCCAGCCAAGCAGCAGCGCGAGCAGAAACTGCTCAAGCTGGGTGGAATCGTGTTGGCGCTGCTCGTGCTCTTTGGCATCGGCTACGGTGTCTACAACTGGATCACCACACGTGACGAGAATCGGTTGCCGGAGGGTGTTGCTGTCTACAACTACACTGGCGGCGATCACTCGGACGGCGAAGTTGCCTACACCGAGTCCCCACCAGTCGGCGGGACGCACAACCCGGTCTGGCAGACGTGCCAGTTCTATGACGGCAAAGTCGCGAACGAGAATGTGGTCCATTCGCTCGAACACGGCGCAGTCTGGATCACCTACACGTCCGATATCTCTGAATCCGACAAGGAGAAGCTGGAGAGCTGGACGGATGATCGGTCGTATCTGATTGTCAGCGAGTACGACGATCAGGAATCGCCGTTCGTCTTCACCGCGTGGAACAACCAGTTGGCGTT is a genomic window containing:
- a CDS encoding DUF3105 domain-containing protein: MASSGKKSNKSTSSKSTTSNTPKKTESIQEEAHHPGANQQHEIPATRGERRRAQFEQKRIDRKSAPAKQQREQKLLKLGGIVLALLVLFGIGYGVYNWITTRDENRLPEGVAVYNYTGGDHSDGEVAYTESPPVGGTHNPVWQTCQFYDGKVANENVVHSLEHGAVWITYTSDISESDKEKLESWTDDRSYLIVSEYDDQESPFVFTAWNNQLALDSLSDVRATQFMNYFIQGPQTPERGASCTGIDTMVG